A window from Enterocloster bolteae encodes these proteins:
- the ltrA gene encoding group II intron reverse transcriptase/maturase: MPNEKKPKTKYVEYLRHAEYYDMQSTFDELYARSQAGEIFDGLMDVILSRENILLAYRNIKSNTGSFTPGTDKLKISDIGKLTADEVTARVRRIVKGGKNGYTPRSVRRKEIPKPNGSTRPLGIPCIWDRLVQQCIKQVMEPICEARFSNNSYGFRPNRSVENAIAAIYRLMQRSGLYYVVEFDIKGFFDNVDHSKLIKQLWSLNIRDKELLYVIRRILKAPILMPDGHIEHPAKGTPQGGIISPLLANVVLNELDHWIESQWQCNPVTENYSYRENATGCPIQSHAYRAMRNTRLKEMYIVRYADDFRILCRTKEQADRTLIAVTHWLKERLRLDVSPEKTRVVDTRRSYSEFLGFKIRLHKKGKKYVVQSHMCDKAYRKVKANLTKQVGNIKFPRKDRGEAGEVRLFNSMVMGIQNYYQLATDISIDCGDIGRTVNIVLKNRLKSGKTHRLKEEGRDLTKMELQRYGKSEQLRYIAQSKEPIYPISYVQCTNPMNLRRKVCAYTATGRSAIHDDLRINTSLLLQLMRAPTYRRSAEYADNRISLFSAQWGKCAITGKEFQCVSEIHCHHKTPKGNGGSDKYENLVLVLAPVHELIHAVNEDTICSYLSALKLDASQLMKLNRLRILANRKPIDLENLNLTNNSHNGMTKETKKTV, translated from the coding sequence ATGCCAAATGAGAAGAAACCAAAAACAAAATACGTGGAGTATCTCCGCCATGCTGAATACTACGATATGCAGAGTACCTTTGATGAGCTGTATGCCAGAAGTCAAGCCGGAGAAATCTTTGACGGCCTGATGGATGTGATACTTTCGAGAGAAAATATCCTATTGGCCTATCGGAACATCAAATCCAATACCGGGAGTTTTACACCGGGGACGGATAAGCTGAAAATTTCTGATATTGGTAAACTTACCGCTGACGAAGTAACAGCGAGGGTACGTAGAATCGTAAAGGGAGGTAAAAACGGCTACACCCCAAGAAGCGTGAGACGCAAAGAAATCCCTAAGCCAAACGGGAGTACCAGACCTCTGGGAATCCCTTGTATATGGGATAGATTGGTACAGCAATGTATCAAGCAAGTCATGGAGCCTATCTGCGAAGCCAGATTTAGCAATAACAGCTATGGATTCCGTCCGAATCGGTCGGTTGAAAATGCGATAGCGGCAATCTACAGGCTTATGCAGAGGTCAGGACTTTACTATGTTGTGGAGTTTGATATTAAGGGCTTCTTTGACAATGTAGACCATTCAAAGCTGATAAAACAGTTATGGTCACTTAATATTCGGGATAAAGAATTGCTCTATGTAATCCGCAGGATTCTCAAAGCACCAATCCTCATGCCGGATGGCCATATAGAACACCCAGCAAAGGGAACGCCGCAGGGCGGCATTATTTCACCACTGCTGGCAAATGTGGTTCTGAATGAACTTGACCATTGGATAGAAAGCCAGTGGCAGTGCAACCCGGTAACGGAAAACTACTCCTACAGGGAAAATGCGACGGGCTGTCCGATACAAAGCCATGCGTATCGGGCAATGCGGAATACAAGGTTGAAAGAAATGTATATCGTCAGATATGCGGATGATTTTCGGATTCTTTGCAGGACGAAAGAACAGGCAGACCGGACGCTGATTGCGGTAACGCATTGGCTGAAAGAACGCTTACGTCTTGATGTTTCGCCAGAGAAAACGAGAGTTGTTGACACCAGACGGAGCTATTCTGAATTTCTCGGATTCAAAATCAGACTGCACAAAAAGGGGAAAAAGTATGTCGTTCAATCGCACATGTGCGATAAAGCCTATAGAAAGGTCAAGGCCAACCTGACAAAGCAGGTCGGGAACATCAAATTTCCAAGAAAAGACCGTGGAGAGGCCGGAGAAGTACGGCTGTTTAACTCAATGGTTATGGGAATCCAGAATTATTATCAGTTAGCCACAGACATCAGCATTGATTGCGGTGATATTGGCAGAACTGTTAATATAGTCCTTAAAAACAGGCTGAAATCAGGAAAAACGCACCGACTAAAAGAAGAAGGTCGAGACCTTACAAAAATGGAGCTCCAAAGATATGGGAAATCGGAACAGCTAAGATATATAGCACAATCCAAAGAACCGATTTATCCGATAAGCTATGTTCAATGCACAAATCCAATGAATTTGCGGCGAAAAGTATGCGCCTACACAGCGACAGGCAGAAGTGCAATCCATGACGATTTACGGATAAACACTTCCTTACTGTTACAGCTTATGAGAGCGCCTACATACCGCCGTAGTGCAGAATATGCGGACAACCGTATTTCACTATTCTCCGCTCAATGGGGGAAATGTGCAATAACGGGAAAGGAATTTCAGTGTGTTTCAGAAATCCACTGTCACCATAAAACACCAAAGGGTAATGGTGGCAGTGACAAGTATGAAAATCTGGTATTGGTGCTTGCACCAGTACACGAACTGATACACGCAGTCAATGAGGATACTATTTGTTCTTATCTCTCCGCTCTTAAATTGGACGCTTCACAACTTATGAAGCTAAACAGACTGCGAATTCTGGCAAATCGGAAACCTATTGATTTGGAGAACCTAAATCTTACGAATAATTCTCATAATGGTATGACTAAGGAGACTAAGAAAACTGTTTGA
- a CDS encoding DNA-methyltransferase, producing MNGLKTDTIINRDALYALRELPEESVHCCVTSPPYYALRDYGLDMQIGREDTPEQYIDRLTEVFRELRRVLRSDGTLWLNIADTYCGTGNKGYHADPKNPKGRNGQQIAKNNRVSGCKQKDLIGIPWLLAFALRADGWYLRSDIIWQKENPMPESVKDRPTRCYEHIFLLTKSKKYFYDAAAIAEPLAPTTAARYRTGRSAGQKYADEVPGQGKVQGLNRARSGSYYDEALMPTMRNRRDVWLINTVPYKGGHFAAFPPKLAETCIKAGCPKGGVVLDPFFGSGTTGAAARQLDRHYIGIEINAEYCALARARIGGTEK from the coding sequence ATGAACGGGCTGAAAACTGACACCATCATCAACCGGGACGCGCTCTATGCCTTGCGGGAGCTTCCAGAGGAAAGCGTACACTGTTGCGTCACAAGCCCGCCCTACTATGCGCTTAGGGATTATGGGCTTGATATGCAGATTGGGCGGGAGGACACGCCGGAGCAGTACATTGACAGGCTGACCGAGGTTTTCCGCGAGCTGCGCCGGGTACTGCGTTCTGACGGTACGCTCTGGCTGAATATCGCGGACACCTACTGCGGCACAGGGAACAAGGGCTACCATGCAGACCCGAAGAACCCGAAAGGCAGAAACGGACAGCAGATTGCAAAAAACAACCGCGTTTCCGGCTGCAAACAAAAGGACTTAATCGGTATCCCTTGGCTTTTAGCTTTTGCCCTACGCGCTGACGGGTGGTATTTACGGAGCGACATTATCTGGCAGAAAGAAAACCCCATGCCGGAGAGCGTGAAAGACCGCCCTACCCGCTGCTATGAACATATCTTTCTGCTTACGAAGTCAAAGAAATATTTCTATGACGCAGCCGCCATAGCCGAGCCGTTAGCCCCCACAACGGCGGCGCGGTACCGCACCGGGCGCAGCGCGGGACAGAAATATGCGGACGAAGTACCCGGACAGGGGAAAGTACAGGGGCTTAACCGGGCGAGAAGCGGCAGCTACTACGACGAAGCCCTCATGCCGACCATGCGGAACAGGCGGGACGTGTGGCTTATCAATACCGTACCCTACAAGGGCGGGCATTTCGCCGCGTTCCCGCCAAAACTTGCCGAAACCTGTATCAAGGCGGGCTGTCCGAAAGGCGGCGTTGTGCTTGACCCCTTTTTCGGCAGCGGCACGACGGGAGCAGCCGCAAGGCAGCTTGACAGGCATTATATAGGCATTGAGATAAACGCCGAGTATTGCGCCCTTGCAAGGGCGCGGATTGGAGGGACAGAAAAATAA
- a CDS encoding CHAP domain-containing protein, giving the protein MTREGAVEVNAATGKKKRISKRIRDADFAKTEAPQPPEQAAQTIPGGAAPAPTAAAPPLPHAPGAEREQDTAAAERVLERIDGARTRKASKKAARKAQAEATAKEKSSRLQFTDEERATPELERYIRKSDKAADRLDAAKAAIPKEKKLVRERTFDEATGKGKTRLHFEEQEKPIGRNKPHNNPLSRPAQEAGIFVHNKIHSVEKDNSGVEGAHKSEELAERGAKYGTRKVKEGYRSHKLKPYRAAAKAEKAAFKANVDFQYHKSLHDNPQIAGNPLSRFMQKQQIKRQYAKSARKGGAKTAQKAAENTRKAAKKTAEETKKAIAFVGRHPAGVCIAVAALLLFIMVSAGLSSCGSMFSGLMNGILGTSYTSEDSDLVATENNYAAKENELQQQIDNIESTHPGYDEYRYDLDSIGHNPHELASYLTALLQTYTPQSAQAELNRVFAMQYTLTLTEETEIRYRTETSTDPETGETTSEEVPYEYHILNVKLTNKPISEIAEELLTPQQLEMYRVYLETSGNKPLIFGGGSPDMGASEDLSGVQLVNGTRPGNTAVVDLAKRQVGNVGGRPFWSWYGFNSRVEWCACFVSWCYNQAGKSEPRFAGCQSQGVPWFQSRGQWGARGYENIAPGDAIFFDWDGDGSADHVGLVIGTDGERVYTVEGNSGDACKIKSYPVNYSCIKGYGLMNWN; this is encoded by the coding sequence ATGACCCGCGAGGGGGCTGTCGAGGTAAACGCCGCCACCGGGAAAAAGAAACGTATCAGCAAGCGGATAAGGGACGCGGACTTTGCAAAGACCGAAGCACCGCAGCCGCCGGAACAGGCAGCGCAGACCATACCGGGCGGCGCAGCTCCCGCGCCCACAGCCGCCGCGCCGCCGCTTCCCCATGCGCCGGGGGCAGAACGGGAACAGGACACCGCCGCAGCCGAGCGCGTCTTGGAGCGTATCGACGGGGCGCGTACCAGAAAGGCGAGCAAAAAGGCGGCGAGGAAAGCACAGGCAGAAGCCACAGCAAAAGAAAAATCTTCCCGCTTGCAGTTTACCGACGAGGAACGGGCAACGCCGGAGCTTGAAAGGTATATCCGAAAATCGGACAAAGCAGCCGACCGTCTGGACGCGGCAAAGGCGGCTATCCCCAAAGAAAAGAAACTTGTACGGGAGCGCACCTTTGATGAAGCCACCGGGAAAGGCAAGACCCGCCTACATTTTGAGGAACAGGAAAAGCCCATAGGAAGGAATAAGCCCCACAATAACCCGCTATCCCGCCCCGCACAGGAAGCGGGTATTTTCGTCCACAACAAGATACATTCCGTTGAAAAGGACAATTCCGGCGTTGAGGGGGCGCACAAATCCGAAGAACTGGCAGAGCGCGGCGCAAAGTACGGGACGCGGAAAGTCAAGGAGGGCTACCGCAGCCACAAGCTCAAACCCTACCGGGCGGCGGCAAAGGCAGAGAAAGCGGCGTTCAAGGCGAATGTGGATTTCCAGTACCATAAATCCCTACATGACAATCCGCAGATTGCGGGCAATCCCCTTTCCCGCTTCATGCAGAAGCAGCAAATCAAGCGGCAGTATGCAAAGTCGGCAAGGAAAGGCGGCGCAAAAACGGCGCAGAAAGCCGCAGAGAACACCCGCAAGGCGGCAAAAAAGACCGCCGAGGAAACAAAAAAGGCAATCGCTTTTGTAGGGCGGCACCCGGCGGGCGTATGTATCGCCGTTGCCGCGCTGCTCTTATTCATCATGGTATCGGCGGGGCTTTCCTCTTGCGGCTCCATGTTCTCCGGCTTGATGAACGGCATACTTGGGACTTCCTACACGTCGGAGGACAGCGACCTTGTGGCGACGGAAAATAATTACGCCGCAAAGGAAAACGAGCTTCAGCAGCAGATTGACAATATCGAAAGCACCCACCCCGGCTATGACGAATACCGCTATGACCTTGACAGTATCGGGCATAACCCCCATGAGTTAGCGTCCTACCTCACCGCCCTTTTACAGACCTACACCCCGCAGAGCGCACAGGCAGAACTAAACCGCGTCTTTGCCATGCAGTACACTTTGACGCTGACGGAAGAAACGGAAATCCGCTACCGCACAGAAACAAGCACAGACCCGGAAACAGGGGAAACGACCAGCGAGGAAGTACCCTACGAGTACCATATCCTCAACGTGAAGCTGACGAACAAGCCCATTTCCGAGATTGCGGAGGAACTTCTAACGCCACAGCAGCTTGAAATGTACCGCGTCTATCTGGAAACAAGCGGAAACAAGCCGCTGATTTTCGGCGGCGGCTCCCCCGATATGGGCGCGTCCGAGGATTTAAGCGGCGTACAGCTTGTAAACGGCACACGCCCCGGCAACACCGCCGTTGTAGACCTTGCGAAGCGGCAAGTCGGCAACGTAGGCGGGCGACCCTTTTGGAGCTGGTACGGATTTAACAGCCGCGTGGAATGGTGCGCCTGTTTTGTTTCATGGTGCTACAATCAAGCCGGGAAAAGCGAGCCGCGCTTTGCCGGGTGCCAGTCACAGGGCGTACCCTGGTTCCAGTCACGCGGGCAATGGGGCGCGAGGGGCTATGAGAATATCGCCCCCGGCGACGCTATCTTTTTCGACTGGGACGGGGACGGGAGCGCAGACCATGTAGGGCTTGTTATCGGGACGGACGGGGAGCGCGTCTATACCGTCGAGGGCAATTCCGGCGACGCCTGCAAGATAAAGAGCTACCCCGTCAATTACTCCTGTATCAAGGGCTACGGCTTAATGAATTGGAACTGA
- a CDS encoding DUF4315 family protein codes for MAMNKIERIDKEIAKTREKITEYQNKLRGLEAQKTEAENLQIVQLVRSMRLSPHELSAMLSGGGIPGMEAAPGYPAEPADHDTEEMEDTENE; via the coding sequence ATGGCTATGAACAAAATTGAACGTATCGACAAGGAGATTGCAAAGACCCGCGAGAAAATCACCGAGTACCAGAATAAATTAAGGGGGCTTGAAGCGCAGAAAACCGAAGCGGAAAACCTGCAAATCGTACAGCTTGTGCGCTCCATGCGCCTTTCCCCGCATGAGCTTTCCGCTATGCTTTCCGGGGGCGGTATTCCGGGCATGGAAGCCGCGCCGGGCTACCCCGCAGAACCCGCAGACCACGACACCGAAGAAATGGAGGACACCGAGAATGAATAA
- a CDS encoding DUF4366 domain-containing protein, whose amino-acid sequence MNKKILRTLTALCAALMLSGGFSVTAFAQTPEGEDDTNDSGVVYEEPQKEEPLTPDGNATLVDDFGGNKQLITVTTKNGNYFYILIDRDDEGENTVHFLNQVDEADLLALMEDGSTEAAPPAVCSCTEKCEAGKVNVSCPVCKDNMTACSGKEAEPETEEPPELPKEKGNAGGLVLFLVVALLGGGGAFYYFKFMKPKQNVKGGTDLEDFDFDDYDEDEPDEGDGLSDEEQEDEEA is encoded by the coding sequence ATGAATAAGAAAATCCTTAGAACACTGACCGCACTTTGCGCCGCCCTTATGCTTTCGGGCGGCTTTTCCGTCACCGCTTTTGCACAGACCCCGGAGGGAGAGGACGACACCAACGACAGCGGCGTTGTCTACGAGGAACCCCAAAAGGAAGAACCCCTTACCCCGGACGGGAACGCGACCCTTGTAGACGATTTCGGCGGCAACAAGCAGCTTATCACCGTAACGACCAAAAACGGCAATTACTTTTATATCCTCATTGACCGGGACGACGAGGGCGAGAACACCGTACATTTCCTTAATCAAGTGGACGAAGCCGACCTCTTAGCACTTATGGAGGACGGAAGCACCGAAGCAGCCCCGCCCGCCGTTTGCAGTTGCACCGAAAAATGCGAAGCCGGAAAGGTAAATGTGAGCTGCCCCGTCTGCAAGGACAACATGACCGCTTGCAGCGGCAAGGAAGCAGAGCCGGAAACCGAGGAACCGCCGGAGCTGCCCAAAGAGAAAGGCAATGCGGGCGGGCTTGTGCTTTTCCTTGTCGTGGCACTTCTTGGCGGCGGGGGCGCGTTCTATTATTTTAAGTTTATGAAGCCGAAGCAAAACGTCAAGGGCGGCACCGACCTTGAAGATTTCGATTTTGACGACTACGACGAGGACGAGCCGGACGAGGGGGACGGGCTTTCTGATGAAGAACAGGAGGACGAGGAAGCATGA